The following DNA comes from Solidesulfovibrio fructosivorans JJ].
GCATTCGCCGGCGGCGAAGAGCCCGGGCACGGCCGTCTTCATGTGCTCGAAATCCACCACGTCGATGCCGCCCATGGAGTAGTGGGCCGTGGGGCGCACGGGAATGGGCTGCTCCACCAGGTCCAGGTTCTCGAAGAGCAGGCCCACATGGCGGATTTGCGGCAGGCGTTCCAGGATGCGTTCGCGGCCGAGATGGCGCAGGTCGAGGAGCACGTGGGCCCCGAGGCCGCTGCCGTAGCCGCGCCCCTCGATGATCTCCGTCTCGATGGCCCGGGCGGTGATGTCGCGCGGGGCCAGTTCCATGCGGTCCGGGGCGTAGCGGGCCATGAAGCGCTCGCCGTCGGCGTTGACGAGGTAGCCGCCTTCGCCGCGCGCCGCCTCGGTGATGAGCACGCCGCCGTTGGCCACGCCCGTGGGGTGGAACTGGACCATTTCCGGGTCCTTGAAGGCCACGCCGGCGCGCAGGGCCACGCCTACGCCGTCGCCCGTGGCGATATAGGGCGTGCTGGTGCGGGCCCAGAACATGCGGGTGTAGCCGCCGGTGGCCAGGACCACGGCCTTGGCCTTGATCGGGGTCACCTGGCCGGTGTTGGTGTCGCGCACCACCACGCCCCGGCACACGCCGTCCTCTATGGCCACGTCCAGCACCTGGGAATTGATGCGGAACTTGACGCCGCACTTGAGCGCATAGTCGAAGTTGGAGTGCAGCAGGATATGCCCGGTCTTGTCGGCCGAGAAGTTGGTGCGGGCGTACTTGTGGCCGCCCATCAGGCGGCAGGCCACCCGGCCGTCGTCCTTGCGGCTGTAGGGCGTGCCCCAGAAGTCGGTCTCGCGCACGGCCTCGGACGCCTTTTGCACGAAGAAGTCGATGGCGTCCTGGTCGCCCAGGTAGTCGCTGCCCTTAACTGTGTCGAAGCTGTGCGCCTCGAGCGAGTCCTCCTGGCCGGGGAAGTCCAGCACGCCGTTGATGCCGCCCTCGGCCATGCAGGTGGCCGAGCGGGTGGGCATGGTCTTGGTGACGACCAGGATGTCCAGGTCCGGATTGATCTGGAGCGCGCCGACGGCCGCCCGCAGTCCGGCCCCGCCCGAGCCCACGATGACGATGTCGTGCGATTCCTTTGCGCTAGCCAAGGGCGGCCTCCAGTTCGGGCACGGCGTACAGGTCGCCGCCGTGGCAATCGTTGATGACCAGCACCGGGAAGTCCTCAACGGTCAGCTCGCGCACGGCCTCGGGGCCGAGGTCCTCGTAGGCGATGACCGTGGCCTTTTTGATGCGAAGCCCAAGCAGCGCGCCGGCCCCGCCGGTGGCCCCGAAGTACACGGCCTTGGGCTCGGCCATGGCCGCCTTGACCTCGGGCGCGCGCATACCCTTGCCGATCATGCCCTTGAGGCCTTCGGCGATCAGGCGCGGGGCGAAGGAATCCATGCGGTAGCTGGTGGTGGGGCCGGCCGCGCCGATGGCGTAGCCGGGCCGGGCCGGGGAGGGACCGACGTAATAGATCACAGCGCCCTTGGGATCGAAGGGGAGGGGCTCTCCGGCGTCGAGGGCCTCGACGAGGCGTTTGTGGGCCGCGTCGCGGCCGGTGTGGATGATGCCGGTGAGGTGGACCACATCGCCGGCGCGCAGCTTTTCCACGTCCGCATCGGAAAGCGGCGTGGTCAGATGATATTCGGCCATTAGAGCGTGACCTCCTTGTGCCGGGAGCTGTGGCACTGGATGTTGACGGCCAGCGGCAGGCTGGCCAAGTGGCAGGGGGCGGTCCTGATCTTGACGCCAAGACAGGTCGTCGCGCCGCCAAGGCCCATGGGGCCGATGCCGAGGCGGTTGATGGAAGCGAGCAGGTCCGCTTCCATGGCCGCCACCTCGGGATCGGGATGGACGTCGTCCACCCGGCGCATGAGCGCCTTTTTGGAGTTGATGGCGGCCAGCTCGAAATTGCCGCCAATGCCGACGCCGACCAGAATGGGCGGGCAGGGGTTGGAGCCCGATTCGGCCACGCGGCGGATGACGAATTCGCGGATGCCGGGAAGCCCCTGGGCCGGGGCCAGCATCATCACCCGCGACATGTTCTCGGAGCCGCCGCCCTTGGCCATCATACAGATCTTGAGCGCATCCCCGGGGACCATGTCGAAATGGATGATGGCCGGGGAATTGTCGCCCACGTTCTTGCGGGTGAAGGGATCGCAGGTGGATTTGCGCAGAAAACCGTCGCCGTAGCCCTTGACCATGCCGGCGTTTATGGCCTCGCGCAGGCTGCCGTCCTCCAGGCGGACGTCCTCGCCCGCTTCGACGAAAAAGACGCCCAGGCCGCAGTCCTGGCACAGCGGCAGCCCGGTCCGGGCGGCCAGGGCGGCGTTCTCCTCGAGCTGGCCGAAGATTTCACGGGCCGAGGGTACGGTTTCGGCCGCCTTGGCCTTGGCGAAGGAGGCCAGCACATCGGCCGGCAGGTAACGGTTGGCGTCGATGCACATGGCGGCCACGGCGTCGACAACGCTTTGTCTGGAAATGGTGCGCATGAGAACTCCTTGTCTATAAGTCCGCTGCTCTGCCGGCGCGTTAGCCACGCATGAGGATCCAGGGGAAACCGACCAGCAGGTACACGCCGAGGAAAATGGCGCCGAAAACGAGGCCAAGAAGCCAGAATTCGCGGCTCTTGATGTAGCCGGAGCCGAAATAGAGCGGCGAAGGACCGGTGCCGTAGGGGCTGATGATGCCCATGATGCCAAGCGATCCGCACAGGAGCATGGAGACGACCTGCATGTTGAGGGCGGGCACGGCCATGGCCGTGGCCAGCATGACCGGGAGCAGGGCGGCGACGTGGGCGGTGACGCTGGCGAACATGTAGTGGCTGACGAAGAAAAGGATCACCAGGCCGATCATCATGGCGGTGGGGGAAAAGCCCTGCATGTGCGCAGCGGCCGCCTCGGCGAACCACTTGAGAAAGCCGGTTCTTTTCAGGCCGTCGGCCATGGTCACCAGGGTCGCGAACCAGGCCAGCACGTTCCAGGCCTGCTTGTAGCGGATGATGTCGTCCCAGGTGACGACCTTGGTCAGGGCCATGACGCACACGGCGGCCAGGGCCACGGTGGTGGAGTTGATGGAGCTCTTGAGGAATATCCAGCCCAAAAGCGCGGCCACGGCCAAAAGGCCCATGGTGATTTCCCGCCCGGTGATGGGGCCGAGCTTCCTCAGTTCCTCGCCGGCCCAGATGGGGGCGTTTTCCGAGGTCTTCTGGGTGGGCGGGTAGATGAGGTACGTCAAAAGAGGGGTGGCCAGGAACAGGATGGCTCCCACGGGCAGGACGCTGATGAACCATTGGCTCCAGCCGAGTTGGATATGGGCGGTCTTTTCCACCAGGGACTGGGCCAGGACGTTGGGGGCCAGGCCGGTTAAGAACATGGACGAAGTGACGCAGGTGGTGGCCAGCGCTGTCCACATGATGTAGGCGCCCAGCCCCCGGGGATTGTTCTCCGGCGTGGAGCCGTACAGCGGCGGAATGTTTTTGATGATGGGGAAGATGGTGCCGCCGCTGCGGGCCGTGTTGGACGGCATGAACGGGGCCAGGATGAGGTCGGCCAGGGCCACGGCGTAGCCCAGGCCCAGGGTCTTTTTGCCCATGCGCTTGATCAGCGTCAGTCCCAGCCGCTTGCCAAGCCCGGTCTTTTCATAGCCCAGCGCGAACATGAAGGCCGCGAAGATGAGCCAGACCGTGCCGTTGGAAAATCCCGACAGTCCCCACTTGATGGCCTCGCCGGCCGAAGGGAGCTTGCCCGGGGTCATGGGAACGATCCGCAAGACGGTGGCCAGGGTGACGCCGATCAGCCCGATCAGGGCCGGGGCCACGGGTTCCAGAACCAAACCCAGCACAACGGCCGCGAACACGGCGAAATAGGTCCAGGTGGCGGATGAAAGTCCTTGCGGGGCGGGCAGCAGCCAGATGATCAGGCCGAGCAACACCGGCGCCAGGAGCTTGATGGAGCGCTGCATGGGAATCTCCTCGGGATTGGGCGGTTGGATCTGGGCCGGTCTCGGCGGCCGGCGGCCGTTACGACAATGCCGGGCACGGCGGCACACCTTCCGTGCCCGGCGGAGAGAAGAGGGGCATGGCGATCGCGCCATGGGGAGCGCAAAAGCAGGATGGGTGCCAAGCTGGCCGAACTGTGGCAGTCTATTGAAATAAAAGACAAAGTCGGGAAAATACGATGACCATCACAAAAGAACCCCCATAACCTTGGTTATGGGGGCTATACGCCATACGGATTAAAAAACGATGTTTTACAGGAAGTTGGCGGCCATTCCCCAAAGGTTATGGCCATTGCCCGGGTTATGAGGGTTTGGCGGCGTGCTTGAGGCGTTTGCTGAGCGCGGGCTGGGAAATGCCGAGCAGGCGCGCGGCCAGGGTTTGGTTGCCGCCGGAGCGGGCCAGGGCTTCGTCGACCAGGAAGCGGGCCGCCTCGGCAAAGGTGGGCAGCTGCTCGAAGGGCGCGAAGGGATTGGGCGGGGGATCGGCGGCCGGGCAGGGCTTGACGCGACCCATGGCCGCAAGAAAGCTTTTCATGGAGAGCATGCGGGAGGTGTGGAGGCTTACGGCGTCGAAAACCATGGCCCGAAGCTCCCGAATGTTGCCGGGAAAGGCGTAGGCGCCCAGGCAGC
Coding sequences within:
- a CDS encoding FAD-dependent oxidoreductase — translated: MASAKESHDIVIVGSGGAGLRAAVGALQINPDLDILVVTKTMPTRSATCMAEGGINGVLDFPGQEDSLEAHSFDTVKGSDYLGDQDAIDFFVQKASEAVRETDFWGTPYSRKDDGRVACRLMGGHKYARTNFSADKTGHILLHSNFDYALKCGVKFRINSQVLDVAIEDGVCRGVVVRDTNTGQVTPIKAKAVVLATGGYTRMFWARTSTPYIATGDGVGVALRAGVAFKDPEMVQFHPTGVANGGVLITEAARGEGGYLVNADGERFMARYAPDRMELAPRDITARAIETEIIEGRGYGSGLGAHVLLDLRHLGRERILERLPQIRHVGLLFENLDLVEQPIPVRPTAHYSMGGIDVVDFEHMKTAVPGLFAAGECSCVSIHGANRLGGNSLADAMVTGKQAGIGAASYVPGKSLGGESALEKLSAKWRGHFVETTVRKNGPTAPELREKLAAILWEGMGIFRTEEKLAGALAAVTDLQKEYGTAVVGNANPVCNTAYAHFLEVGNLLTLARCALVAATARHESRGAHTREDYPARDDASFLKHSLVTVADGDYRLDYRPVAVTRHQPQERKY
- a CDS encoding Fe-S-containing hydro-lyase encodes the protein MAEYHLTTPLSDADVEKLRAGDVVHLTGIIHTGRDAAHKRLVEALDAGEPLPFDPKGAVIYYVGPSPARPGYAIGAAGPTTSYRMDSFAPRLIAEGLKGMIGKGMRAPEVKAAMAEPKAVYFGATGGAGALLGLRIKKATVIAYEDLGPEAVRELTVEDFPVLVINDCHGGDLYAVPELEAALG
- a CDS encoding fumarate hydratase codes for the protein MRTISRQSVVDAVAAMCIDANRYLPADVLASFAKAKAAETVPSAREIFGQLEENAALAARTGLPLCQDCGLGVFFVEAGEDVRLEDGSLREAINAGMVKGYGDGFLRKSTCDPFTRKNVGDNSPAIIHFDMVPGDALKICMMAKGGGSENMSRVMMLAPAQGLPGIREFVIRRVAESGSNPCPPILVGVGIGGNFELAAINSKKALMRRVDDVHPDPEVAAMEADLLASINRLGIGPMGLGGATTCLGVKIRTAPCHLASLPLAVNIQCHSSRHKEVTL
- a CDS encoding anion permease, yielding MQRSIKLLAPVLLGLIIWLLPAPQGLSSATWTYFAVFAAVVLGLVLEPVAPALIGLIGVTLATVLRIVPMTPGKLPSAGEAIKWGLSGFSNGTVWLIFAAFMFALGYEKTGLGKRLGLTLIKRMGKKTLGLGYAVALADLILAPFMPSNTARSGGTIFPIIKNIPPLYGSTPENNPRGLGAYIMWTALATTCVTSSMFLTGLAPNVLAQSLVEKTAHIQLGWSQWFISVLPVGAILFLATPLLTYLIYPPTQKTSENAPIWAGEELRKLGPITGREITMGLLAVAALLGWIFLKSSINSTTVALAAVCVMALTKVVTWDDIIRYKQAWNVLAWFATLVTMADGLKRTGFLKWFAEAAAAHMQGFSPTAMMIGLVILFFVSHYMFASVTAHVAALLPVMLATAMAVPALNMQVVSMLLCGSLGIMGIISPYGTGPSPLYFGSGYIKSREFWLLGLVFGAIFLGVYLLVGFPWILMRG